The sequence CATGGACACCGAGCATGGCGGCTTGCAGGGCTCGCCGAAATTCCCCAACACGCCCTTCCTCGAACTGCTGTGGCGTGGCTGGGAGCGCACCGGCCGCCAGCGCCTGCGCGACGCCGCGCTGCATGCCCTCGACGGCATGAGCGAGGGCGGCATCTACGACCATATCGGCGGCGGTTATTCCCGCTATTCGGTCGACGACCGCTGGCTGGTGCCGCATTTCGAGAAGATGCTCTACGACAATGCGCAGATCCTGGAGCTGCTCGGCCTCGCCTATTCCGAGACCCTGGCCGACCTGTTCCGCGCCCGCGCCGAGGAAACCGTCGGCTGGCTGACCCGCGAGATGCTCACCGAGGGCGGCGCCTTCGCCGCCAGCCTCGACGCGGATTCGGAAGGCCATGAGGGCCGCTATTACGTCTGGACGCTGAAGCAGGTGCTCGATGTGCTGGGCGCGCAGGACGCCGAGTTCTTCGCCCGCCACTACGACATCGTCCCCTTCGGCAATTGGGAAGGCGTTTCGATCCCGAATCGACTGAAAGAAGTCGAGCGTTCGGGCGCCGACGAGATCCGCCTCGCTTTGCTGCGCGACAAGCTGCTCGCTGTTCGCGCCACCCGCGTGCCCCCCGGCCGCGACGACAAGGTACTGGCCGACTGGAACGGGCTGATGATCGCGGCGCTGGCCAACACCGCCCCCCGCTTCGGCCGGCCGGAATGGATCGATCTGGCGGCGAACGCCTTCCGTTTCATCGCCGAATCGATGACCCGCGACGGCCGTCTCGGCCATAGCTGGCGCGGCGGGCGGCTGGTCTTCCCGGGGCTTTCCTCCGACTATGCGGCGATGATCGGGGCGGCGCTGGCGCTGCATCAGGCGACCGGCGAGGCGTCTTATCTCGACCGCGCCGTCGCCTGGCAGGAGAAGCTCGAGGCGCACCACGCGGCGGAGGATGGCGGCTATTACCTCACCGCCGACGATGCCGAGGGGCTGATCCTGCGCCCGGACGCCACGGCCGACGACGCCGTGACCAACCCCAACGCGCTGATCGCCCGAAACCTCGTGCGGCTCGCCACGCTGACCGGCGAGGAAAGCTGGCGCGCCCGCGCCGACCGCCTGTTCGACGGACTGCTGCCGCGCGCCGCACCCAGCCTCTACAGCCATGCCGGCCTGCTCAACGCGCTCGACAGCCGGCTGCGCGCACCCGAAATCGTCGTCGCCGGCAAAGGCGAGGCCGCGGACGCCCTGTTCGAGGCGGCCCAGCGGCTGCCGCGCGTCGATGTCGTTCTCCAGCGTGTCGCCGATCCCGCCGCCTTGCCCGCCGGACACCCCGCCCGCGCCAAGGCGGAGGCGGTCGATGGGGCCGCCGCCTTCGTCTGCGCCGGAGCCGTATGCTCGCTTCCCGTTACGGATACGAATCGACTGGCCGAGATGGTCCGCTCAGGCGTCGCCCCTGCGTAGGCGGACCCCTCGGACGGGTGGTTCGATGCCTTGGGAAAGGTTGGTGGACAGCCCTGTGGATAAGTCGGGGACAAAACCGACCACAGGCCCGCAAATCAACAGAAACGGCCGCTGACGGGCGCCGACACTTTTACGACCGATGGATCGGACCACAGGGAAGATTGCCGTCCTGAGTCATTTCTGAAGGGCATCATTTCGTAGACGAAACGATGGCAATTCCAGCAAAATCACCCTGAATGGATGGAGCCGCGATCCTCGCGTCGTCATTTCTGCAATGACGGCGCGAACGCCCGGCGCAACGCGCCCGGCCCCTTCAATCCCTGCGGCTGAATTGTATGTTCGCGAACATCAGCGGGACGACGAGGATCAGCGCGCCGGCAAGGTCCGCCTGGAAGATGTAGGAGAGGCCGAGTTCGTCGCGCACGGCCGGGCCGATCACCGGGTCGGCGAAATCGGCGACAAGGCTGGCGATGAACAGCGCCGCCGGCAGCCAGACCGCCAGGGGCAGCCACCAGCGCCGGCACGCCATCACCCAGCTCAGCGCGGCGATGCCGATCACGAAGAGCCACAGCACCGCCGAGGGCGGCTCGCGCTCGGCCATGCCGGCATGCGCCGGCAGGGCAACCAGTGCGGCAAAGGCGGTGGCGGATAGGAAGAGCCGGAAATCGCGTCCTGCCTTCATGCCCGCCTCCCGCGGTGCTGGTTCAGGTGTTCATCGAGTCGAAGAAGTCGCCATTGGTCTTGGTCTGGCGCAGTTTGTCGACCAGGAACTCGATGGCGTCGACGGTGCCCATCGGATTCAGGATGCGCCGCAGGACGTACATCTTCTTCAAAACGTCGGCCGGCACAAGCAGCTCTTCCTTGCGGGTGCCCGAGCGGGTGATGTCGATCGACGGGAAGACGCGCTTGTCGGACACCTTGCGGTCGAGGATGACCTCGGAATTGCCGGTGCCCTTGAACTCCTCGAAGATCACCTCGTCCATGCGCGAGCCGGTCTCGATGAGCGCGGTCGCGATGATGGTCAGCGAACCGCCTTCCTCGATGTTGCGCGCCGCGCCGAAGAAGCGCTTGGGGCGCTGCAGCGCGTTGGCGTCCACGCCGCCGGTCAGCACCTTGCCGGAGGACGGCACCACGGTGTTGTAGGCGCGGCCGAGGCGGGTGATCGAATCGAGCAGGATCACGACGTCGCGCTTGTGCTCGACGAGGCGCTTGGCCTTCTCGATCACCATCTCGGCGACCTGCACGTGGCGCTGGGCCGGCTCGTCGAAGGTGGAGGAGACCACCTCGCCCTTCACCGAACGCTGCATGTCGGTGACTTCCTCCGGCCGCTCGTCGATGAGCAGCACGATGAGGTAGCACTCGGGATGGTTGGTGGTGATGGACTGGGCGATATTCTGCAGCAGCACCGTCTTGCCGGTGCGCGGCGGCGCCACGATCAGGCCGCGCTGGCCCTTGCCGATCGGCGCCACGATGTCGATGACGCGGGCAGAGAAGTCCTTGCGCGTCGGGTCCTCGATTTCCAGCTTCAGCCGCTCGTCGGGATAGAGCGGGGTCAGGTTGTCGAAGTTGATCTTGTGCCGGATCTTGTCCGGGTCCTCGAAATTAATCGTGTTGACCTTGAGCAGCGCGAAGTAGCGTTCGCCGTCCTTCGGGCCGCGAATCTGGCCTTCCACCGTATCGCCCGTCCGCAGGCCGAAGCGGCGGATCTGGCTCGGCGACACATAGATGTCGTCGGGACCGGGCAGGTAGTTGGCATCCGGCGAGCGCAGGAAGCCGAAACCGTCGGAGAGGATCTCGACCACGCCCTCGCCGATGATATCGGTGTCCTTGGCGGCGAGCTGCTTGAGAATGGCGAACATCAGCTCCTGCTTGCGCAGCGTGCTGGCGTTCTCGACCTCAACTTCCTCGGCGAACACGAGAAGTTCGGCGGGATTCTTGGACTTGAGGTCCTGGAGCTTCATTTCCCCCATGGGAAAGGGCCTCGAATAGGTAGTGGGAAGACCCGGACAAGCCAATGAACCCGCCGGGACTGGAAAAGGTGGGAAGCGCTGGTCTGCGGACCCGGCCGAGGAAGATCGGCCGCTTGTCCGACACACCGGGCAGCATCGGGGAGATGCCTGCCGAAGCGGAGCGTCAGCCAGCTTCTTGGAAGT comes from Ancylobacter sp. TS-1 and encodes:
- a CDS encoding thioredoxin domain-containing protein — protein: MTNRLADAASPYLLQHKDNPVHWWQWGPEAFEEARRSGRPVLLSIGYAACHWCHVMAHESFEDEATAAVMNELFVNIKVDREERPEVDQIYMSALQQLGVQGGWPMTMFLDAEGAPFWGGTYFPREARYGQPAFTDVLRTMANAYASGDPRIAQNRVALLDRLRKKARPEGRVTIGTNELDDVAGRILGIMDTEHGGLQGSPKFPNTPFLELLWRGWERTGRQRLRDAALHALDGMSEGGIYDHIGGGYSRYSVDDRWLVPHFEKMLYDNAQILELLGLAYSETLADLFRARAEETVGWLTREMLTEGGAFAASLDADSEGHEGRYYVWTLKQVLDVLGAQDAEFFARHYDIVPFGNWEGVSIPNRLKEVERSGADEIRLALLRDKLLAVRATRVPPGRDDKVLADWNGLMIAALANTAPRFGRPEWIDLAANAFRFIAESMTRDGRLGHSWRGGRLVFPGLSSDYAAMIGAALALHQATGEASYLDRAVAWQEKLEAHHAAEDGGYYLTADDAEGLILRPDATADDAVTNPNALIARNLVRLATLTGEESWRARADRLFDGLLPRAAPSLYSHAGLLNALDSRLRAPEIVVAGKGEAADALFEAAQRLPRVDVVLQRVADPAALPAGHPARAKAEAVDGAAAFVCAGAVCSLPVTDTNRLAEMVRSGVAPA
- the rho gene encoding transcription termination factor Rho; the encoded protein is MGEMKLQDLKSKNPAELLVFAEEVEVENASTLRKQELMFAILKQLAAKDTDIIGEGVVEILSDGFGFLRSPDANYLPGPDDIYVSPSQIRRFGLRTGDTVEGQIRGPKDGERYFALLKVNTINFEDPDKIRHKINFDNLTPLYPDERLKLEIEDPTRKDFSARVIDIVAPIGKGQRGLIVAPPRTGKTVLLQNIAQSITTNHPECYLIVLLIDERPEEVTDMQRSVKGEVVSSTFDEPAQRHVQVAEMVIEKAKRLVEHKRDVVILLDSITRLGRAYNTVVPSSGKVLTGGVDANALQRPKRFFGAARNIEEGGSLTIIATALIETGSRMDEVIFEEFKGTGNSEVILDRKVSDKRVFPSIDITRSGTRKEELLVPADVLKKMYVLRRILNPMGTVDAIEFLVDKLRQTKTNGDFFDSMNT